A part of Corynebacterium lactis RW2-5 genomic DNA contains:
- a CDS encoding WYL domain-containing protein, with amino-acid sequence MAPKNSLKSLGKNVTIEEFLAVVPYFARSRSIMEAAMELSIPANRILEILDQLALMDVPGTYGTPAFRIKESGAFDKQLLSSVGLLSTPLKLSALEATTLLLVMESIEASSDGEGSAVARSAADKLRRVVRGTTAIVDTVAESALHSFAYAAAVREALREKKALKIQYRNASGVESQRVIDVLATMKVEQTTYLKAVDRDDEKQSVKSFRADRIVAAEVTDQSAGYYPDVSVDPRDPHAFGADEDENRWARAKIAAEATWIADYEPVYFLEEAGDASTGTDADSPEFFAADIPMSNTDATVAFVLRRSPSVTVIEPVELRNAVVERASAALAEYGLDS; translated from the coding sequence ATGGCTCCTAAAAATTCTTTGAAGTCCTTGGGCAAAAACGTCACCATCGAGGAGTTCCTCGCGGTCGTCCCTTATTTCGCGCGGTCCCGCTCGATTATGGAGGCTGCGATGGAGCTTTCGATTCCGGCGAATCGGATCCTCGAGATTTTGGACCAACTGGCCCTGATGGATGTTCCGGGAACGTATGGCACGCCGGCCTTCAGAATCAAAGAATCGGGAGCGTTCGATAAGCAGCTTCTCTCAAGCGTCGGGTTGTTGTCGACGCCGCTGAAACTATCCGCGCTGGAGGCTACGACGCTGCTCCTCGTGATGGAGTCCATCGAGGCATCCTCCGACGGCGAAGGCTCTGCTGTGGCGCGATCTGCCGCAGACAAGCTGCGCAGGGTAGTGCGGGGAACGACTGCTATTGTGGACACCGTTGCTGAATCAGCGCTACACAGCTTCGCCTACGCGGCCGCCGTGCGAGAGGCTCTGCGCGAGAAAAAGGCGCTGAAAATCCAGTACCGCAATGCCTCCGGAGTGGAATCGCAGCGTGTCATTGACGTCCTGGCGACGATGAAAGTCGAGCAAACCACCTACCTTAAAGCGGTAGACCGCGACGATGAGAAGCAATCGGTCAAAAGCTTCCGAGCCGACCGCATTGTCGCAGCGGAGGTGACGGATCAGTCTGCCGGCTACTACCCGGACGTGTCCGTCGACCCGAGAGACCCCCATGCTTTCGGCGCTGACGAAGACGAAAATCGTTGGGCACGCGCGAAAATCGCCGCAGAGGCCACGTGGATTGCCGACTACGAGCCGGTGTACTTCCTCGAGGAAGCGGGCGATGCCTCCACCGGGACAGACGCTGATTCGCCCGAATTCTTCGCTGCCGATATTCCCATGTCGAATACGGATGCGACTGTTGCTTTTGTTTTGCGCAGGTCTCCGAGCGTGACCGTCATCGAACCGGTAGAGTTACGAAATGCTGTTGTCGAACGGGCCAGCGCCGCGTTGGCGGAGTATGGTCTAGACAGCTAA
- the tatA gene encoding Sec-independent protein translocase subunit TatA has protein sequence MPNLGPWEIIAILVVVVLLFGAKKLPDAARSLGRSMRIFKSEVKEMRNDDEQREQAAIQQAPQAQPAQPIQPQQYTEYPQAPQAQPVQQPAPQAQPQQYPQPGQNNPGQPQQ, from the coding sequence ATGCCAAACCTAGGCCCTTGGGAAATCATTGCAATCCTGGTCGTCGTCGTCCTTTTGTTCGGCGCGAAGAAGCTCCCGGACGCCGCTCGTTCGCTCGGCCGCTCCATGCGCATCTTCAAGTCTGAGGTCAAGGAAATGCGCAACGATGATGAGCAGCGCGAGCAGGCCGCTATCCAGCAGGCCCCGCAGGCACAGCCGGCTCAGCCGATTCAGCCGCAGCAGTACACCGAGTACCCCCAGGCTCCGCAGGCACAGCCGGTTCAGCAGCCTGCGCCCCAGGCCCAGCCGCAGCAGTACCCGCAGCCTGGCCAGAACAATCCTGGCCAGCCGCAGCAGTAA
- the tatC gene encoding twin-arginine translocase subunit TatC, translated as MTIVQHIQELRYRLMLAFAGIAVGTVLGFIWYQASFKIGPVPIPFTSSSVGPMSFMSLGEILKDPYCALPPEMRLGGETGECRLLATSPFEMFLLRMKVGALAGLVLSSPWWLYQIWAFVTPGLVRKEKRTTLAVAFVAGILFVLGAVLAYVVVAVGLQFLMQIGDSAQISALTGSEYFGFILALIIIFGVSFELPLFVVMLNMAGVVSYEMIKDKRRIIILLLFIFSAFMTPGQEPYSMVAMAVALTLLMELAIQFCRLNDRRRKRERPDWLDVDDEQGSGPISAPGAIGEYGGIDAPGSIQAPSSVGVSPSGSMQASAAPVASPAPVASARPQTRPTRNSRPPSPKPEAPAPTTDFRSRPVSDFDDVL; from the coding sequence ATGACTATTGTCCAGCATATTCAGGAGCTGAGGTATCGCCTCATGCTCGCATTCGCCGGTATCGCCGTCGGCACCGTGCTTGGATTCATCTGGTACCAGGCGTCCTTCAAGATTGGCCCTGTGCCAATCCCGTTTACGTCCTCGAGCGTCGGACCTATGTCGTTCATGTCCTTGGGCGAGATTCTGAAGGATCCGTACTGTGCCCTGCCTCCCGAAATGCGCCTGGGCGGGGAGACCGGCGAATGCCGCCTACTGGCGACTAGTCCGTTCGAGATGTTCCTGCTCCGAATGAAGGTCGGCGCTCTGGCGGGTCTGGTGCTTTCATCTCCTTGGTGGCTGTACCAAATCTGGGCCTTCGTCACCCCTGGCCTGGTCCGGAAGGAAAAGCGCACCACACTGGCGGTAGCCTTCGTCGCGGGCATCCTGTTCGTGCTCGGTGCTGTGCTGGCTTACGTCGTCGTCGCCGTTGGCCTCCAGTTCCTGATGCAGATCGGCGATTCCGCACAGATTTCCGCGCTCACCGGCTCTGAGTATTTCGGTTTTATTCTCGCTCTCATCATCATTTTCGGAGTTAGCTTCGAGCTTCCCCTCTTCGTCGTGATGTTGAACATGGCTGGGGTAGTTTCCTACGAGATGATCAAGGACAAGCGCAGAATCATCATCCTGCTGCTATTCATCTTCTCTGCGTTTATGACTCCTGGCCAGGAGCCGTACTCGATGGTCGCTATGGCAGTCGCCCTAACTCTGCTGATGGAGTTGGCCATCCAGTTTTGCCGCCTCAATGACCGCCGCCGCAAGCGCGAGCGCCCGGATTGGCTGGACGTGGACGATGAGCAGGGCTCCGGTCCAATTTCCGCGCCGGGAGCAATCGGCGAATACGGCGGAATCGACGCCCCCGGCTCTATTCAGGCGCCGTCGTCTGTAGGCGTTTCGCCCAGCGGTTCGATGCAGGCGAGTGCGGCCCCGGTGGCGAGCCCCGCGCCGGTCGCGTCGGCACGCCCGCAGACGCGGCCGACCCGCAATTCGCGCCCTCCGAGCCCCAAGCCGGAAGCCCCGGCACCGACAACGGACTTCCGCTCGAGGCCGGTCAGCGACTTCGATGATGTTCTCTAG
- a CDS encoding DEAD/DEAH box helicase: MTLLGDFVSHQDFALDDFQLRACQAIEAGRGVVVCAPTGAGKTIVGEFAIHAALAGGGKCFYTTPIKALSNQKYHDLVADYGAERVGLLTGDTSINGNADIVVMTTEVLRNMIYADSPTLRELTHVVMDEIHYLADRERGAVWEEVILNLDQSVSVIGLSATVSNSEEFGRWLSTVRGDTEVIVTDLRPVPLHQHMMVAGRLYPLFEPESHQVNRDLLEACRRAELGFGDAGSKERYQYKKGRGRGEAGARPQKKFRPARRADVIRMLGSLDMLPAIVFIFSRAGCEGALAQVGATRAELTSQEEQQRIAEIIDAGVAHIPEDDLKVLGFLRWRRILIRGFAAHHAGMLPAFRHIVEELFNEGLVKVVFATETLALGINMPARTVVLEKLVKYNGEAHVDLTPGQYTQMTGRAGRRGIDVVGNAVVQWAPAMDPKAVAGLASTRTYPLISTFAPSYNMSVNLLQTLSYADSKNVMERSFAQFQADGDIVGDAAELAKAKQKAEALRNELLGRGRGSADANGAQSGGAQSESDSEKLSQMLEYLDIRNKLSAEEKNAKRRNIEDRHTETVTVLRRLRRGEVLPVPVGKKVQLAVVYREDNSPSNPRPSVISVGGYVGRIEAEIFPSAPETVGSIKLPRDANRHPKRALGLVRAEIGRKGLKGPKRLRRRSAGKSPAVKALRQQLRAHPMHGDPAVESMARHADTLRRAEAEVAALQKRVDSASDTLARTFDRMLQLLAEMDYVEWEDGQDPTITEEGQRLARIHSGSDLLAAQCLRRGIWDGLDPAELAGAVSSLVFENRKSVKGSDEVPTQPLADALGHTFRIWEELSADERRYRLPVTELPDIAFATAIHQWTAGAPLGYCLQAAAESGAELTPGDFVRWCRQVIDLLEQVKQTGYSDEIRACAAESVQAIRRGVVALSN; encoded by the coding sequence ATGACTCTTCTCGGCGATTTCGTCAGCCACCAGGATTTTGCCCTGGACGACTTTCAGCTCCGCGCCTGCCAGGCAATTGAGGCAGGGCGGGGCGTTGTCGTCTGTGCGCCCACGGGTGCAGGCAAGACAATTGTAGGAGAGTTCGCGATTCACGCTGCGCTGGCCGGCGGGGGAAAGTGCTTCTACACCACGCCGATTAAGGCGCTGAGTAATCAGAAGTATCACGACCTCGTAGCAGACTACGGCGCCGAGCGCGTCGGCCTTCTCACCGGCGATACCTCTATCAACGGCAACGCGGACATCGTGGTGATGACCACCGAGGTCCTGCGCAATATGATCTACGCGGACTCGCCGACGCTGCGCGAGCTCACCCACGTGGTCATGGATGAGATCCACTACTTGGCCGACCGCGAGCGCGGTGCCGTGTGGGAGGAGGTCATCCTGAACCTCGACCAGTCCGTCTCTGTGATTGGGCTGTCGGCGACCGTGTCGAATTCTGAGGAGTTCGGCCGCTGGCTCTCCACCGTCCGCGGCGATACCGAGGTTATTGTCACCGATCTGCGCCCGGTGCCGCTGCACCAGCACATGATGGTCGCTGGCCGCCTCTATCCGCTGTTTGAGCCGGAGTCTCACCAGGTCAACCGGGATCTGCTCGAGGCTTGCCGACGCGCCGAGCTCGGCTTCGGCGATGCCGGGTCCAAGGAGCGTTACCAGTACAAAAAGGGCCGCGGTCGCGGGGAGGCTGGGGCACGGCCTCAGAAGAAGTTCCGCCCTGCCCGGCGCGCCGACGTAATCCGGATGCTGGGTTCGCTGGACATGCTCCCGGCGATTGTGTTTATTTTCTCTCGCGCGGGCTGCGAGGGCGCGCTGGCGCAGGTGGGGGCGACCCGAGCGGAGCTGACCAGTCAGGAGGAGCAGCAGCGCATCGCGGAGATCATCGACGCGGGCGTGGCGCACATTCCCGAAGACGACCTGAAGGTTCTGGGTTTCCTGCGCTGGCGCCGTATCCTCATTCGCGGTTTTGCGGCGCACCACGCGGGCATGCTGCCTGCATTCCGTCACATTGTGGAGGAGCTTTTCAACGAGGGCCTGGTCAAGGTTGTGTTCGCCACTGAGACCTTGGCGCTCGGCATCAATATGCCTGCGCGCACGGTGGTGCTGGAAAAGTTGGTCAAGTACAACGGCGAGGCCCACGTCGACCTGACGCCGGGGCAGTACACCCAGATGACGGGTCGCGCTGGCCGCCGCGGTATCGATGTTGTCGGCAACGCGGTGGTGCAGTGGGCGCCGGCGATGGATCCGAAGGCGGTTGCTGGGCTGGCGTCGACCCGTACCTACCCGTTGATTTCGACTTTCGCTCCGAGCTACAACATGAGCGTCAACCTGCTGCAGACGCTTAGCTACGCGGACTCGAAGAATGTGATGGAGCGCTCGTTCGCCCAGTTCCAGGCCGACGGTGACATCGTGGGCGATGCCGCGGAGTTGGCAAAGGCGAAGCAGAAGGCCGAGGCCCTGCGAAACGAGCTGCTGGGGCGCGGGCGCGGCAGTGCAGACGCCAACGGGGCGCAGTCTGGCGGGGCGCAGTCCGAGTCGGACTCGGAGAAGTTGTCGCAGATGCTCGAATACCTCGACATCCGAAATAAGCTCTCGGCGGAGGAGAAAAATGCCAAGCGCCGCAATATCGAGGACCGCCATACCGAGACAGTTACTGTGCTGCGCAGGCTCCGCCGCGGCGAGGTCCTGCCGGTTCCCGTAGGCAAGAAGGTGCAGCTGGCGGTGGTGTACCGGGAGGATAACTCCCCGTCGAATCCGCGCCCGAGCGTGATTAGTGTCGGCGGTTACGTCGGCCGCATCGAGGCTGAAATCTTCCCGTCCGCGCCGGAGACCGTCGGCTCGATTAAACTGCCCCGCGATGCTAACCGTCACCCGAAGCGCGCGCTGGGGCTGGTCCGCGCCGAGATTGGGCGTAAGGGACTGAAAGGCCCCAAGCGTCTGCGCCGTCGTAGCGCGGGCAAGTCACCTGCGGTGAAGGCACTGCGCCAGCAGCTGCGCGCCCACCCGATGCACGGGGATCCGGCGGTGGAGTCCATGGCTCGGCACGCGGATACGCTCCGGCGGGCGGAGGCGGAGGTTGCGGCGCTGCAAAAGCGCGTGGACTCGGCCTCCGATACGCTGGCTCGAACCTTCGACAGGATGCTGCAGCTTCTCGCCGAGATGGACTACGTCGAGTGGGAGGATGGCCAGGACCCGACTATCACAGAGGAGGGCCAGCGCCTGGCGAGGATTCACAGCGGCTCCGACCTTCTCGCCGCGCAGTGCCTGCGCCGTGGAATCTGGGACGGGCTCGACCCAGCCGAGCTAGCCGGCGCGGTGTCCAGCTTGGTCTTTGAAAACCGCAAGTCAGTGAAGGGGAGCGACGAGGTGCCCACCCAGCCGCTTGCCGACGCCCTCGGCCACACATTCCGGATCTGGGAGGAGCTCTCGGCCGACGAGAGGCGTTACCGCCTTCCCGTGACCGAGCTACCGGATATTGCCTTTGCCACGGCCATTCATCAGTGGACCGCAGGTGCGCCGCTCGGATATTGCCTGCAGGCTGCGGCGGAGTCGGGCGCCGAGTTGACACCGGGCGATTTCGTGCGCTGGTGCCGGCAGGTCATCGACTTGCTCGAGCAGGTCAAGCAGACCGGATACTCGGACGAGATCAGGGCGTGTGCCGCAGAGTCCGTGCAGGCGATTCGCAGGGGCGTTGTAGCGCTTAGCAACTAA